In Scyliorhinus canicula chromosome 3, sScyCan1.1, whole genome shotgun sequence, the DNA window ATGAAAGAAATGGAACACTCCTGAAGAAAATCATAACGGAAATAAAACCATGAGGCAAATGTGGTTTGTATTCTGGAGATGTGAAAAAGGTGGACTGAATATGGGATTTAAAGCTTTGCACGTAATCAAATACAACACTGAGCAGGTGCACAATCACCAACCTAAGATGTTTGATGGGGCCAGAAGTATGCACAAGCATATCGCAGCTAAACTGATGGCGTCAGTTTTGCAAACATTGACTCACATAAAATTTCAACCCATTGAAGACCTAATGTTGGACAGACAACAGTAATATTCAGCAACCCTTGCCCAGACTGGTGATTTGAACTGGAGTCGCAAGTTCCACACGCTGGgcaaagacatttctcctgaattccttattcGATTTATTCATGGCTATCTTGTGTAGTTGTGGAttcctacaattggaaacattttctctgcaTCTTTACGTTGATGTAGCCTGCATGTAGCTAGTTTTAATATTTGTGTTCATATAATATCTCATTGCTGTAAAATCCAGAGGCAATATATTtagaaacacttttttttttacgaTAAGGGTGATAACTCGATCCCTGGAGGGATTTCATGTGCTGTCCATTTCGTCAGGTGACATTAGTTACCTAGTGTGCAATAGAATTTTGCCAGGGGATTACTTGGGCTAACAGCCACCAAAGGTTGTTTATATTTTAATGCAAATTTTTCTTCGTGCGAGAGATTTATTGTGATTCAGATTGTTTTCTATGTTGTATATGTTTCTTTTCCTTCCAGGACAAACCAGAAACTTGGGAAAAACAATGGAAATGTTTCAAGGTGCTGCTCTTCAATCATTTCTGTATCCAGTTACCCATGATCTGTGGCACCTATTATTTCACTGAATACTTCAACATCCCTTACACCTGGAATTCTATGCCAAGATGGTACTTTTGTATTCTATTTGCTGTACCTTTGGTGGTTGGAGAGAGTTTCTTTTAGTTGTACCCCTCTCTTTAAATTCAAAAATGACTTTCATTTGCTTTATTAGAATACCTGCTGTGTTATTTGGGAAACATTACTTGGGacttttctcttttaaaaaaaaaaaaaagagtgctgAAGGATTATAGGCCTCTCATGAACTCGGGACTCCCAAGACCTTTGCAGCCAGTTAATATTATTGAATTTTAATAACTGTTGCAGTGTAGGGAAGATGGCAATCAATTTGAACACGGCAAGGACCTAAAAACACCAATGAAGGAAAAAAGATCAGATGATCTGTTTCAGTGGTATTGATTgaaggatgaatgttggccaaggcACAAGGAAGAATTACCTTACTCTTTGAATGGTGCCGATAAATTTTTTAGATTCACCAGCCGGGGCAGATAGTCCCTTGGTTTAACGTCTCGTTCTGAAAAACTGTCACTGCAACACTCTCTCGATCTGTGTTGTATTCTCGGGGTGTGGGATGTGTCTTCTATGTAAACCTCCATTGGTCCATTGCCGCTTTAAACACAACCAGTGATGTGCTTAACCACATGACCTGTAGTTAACTCCTATGAAAACCTTGTTGAAGAAGGGCGGTGGTGAAATTGCAGGAAGGTTTTCAGGTTCACTTCGCCTCCCTTGACGAATGGGCTCCACCACTCCTTAGTCTACAGCCTGAGATTTGTTTTCTAGATCCAGCCTCCTTATCCTGGCCGCAAAGAATTGAATTTCAAAAAGCCATGCTTCCCTCAAATGATTAATAATCTAATATGTTAAGACTTTAAAAAGAATTTGCAGATGCCTTAGTCTTGGATTGTACATAAAGATGTACACAAGGATGTTATCAGTATGATGCATGTAATTACATCATTACTTAATCTTTTCCACGATTCTTCTAAGCTTTCAAATTGAATGATGCCAGCAATATGCAAACATGTTAATTGGAGGCACATGCTCCTGCTCCTAACTATACCCTATGAATTACCAGGTACATGCTGCTCTCGCAGTGCTTCGGTTGTGCAGTTATTGAGGATACCTGGCATTATTTCTTGCACAGACTGTTGCATCATAGGAGAATCTACAAATATATTCACAAAGTGCATCATGATTTCACAGTAAGTTCCAAGTGTACTATTTTTTCTTTTGGAAATTGCGTGCACTTTGACTAAAGTGCTATAAGTATGAGTAAGTTGCCCTCTTAATCTTCAGAATTTTCCATGCAACCCGTACGACTCCAGTTACTCTAAAATGTAGTTGACTCCAGTTACTCTAAAATGTAGTTGTACTAATTTGTAATGGGTGCAACTTCTTGGTGGAATTCTCCCAGTAAGTTTGGTGACtggcaggagcggagaatcccctCGGGCCTTCCAATCTTGTGTCACAACAATGTGCAATTACTTTGTTCGAAAATCCCATTGCTAAAGTGTAGCATGCTTAAGGCGGGACTCAGTTCGCAAGAGACTTCAATGTGAGTACAACCTTTCTGCCATAGTGCTGCGCTGATTTGCTGTATATCACTCTGCCGGGGCCGACTAGTTCCTGCCCTCTCATCTCGATGCCAAACTGGTCTTCATGGCCAGCATTGTGCTACTGGATCCATGGATCCCGCTGTGTCGGTTCAAAACAGTACCTGGGGTTGGGGAATACAGGGGTCTCCTTCCCACTGGTGTgactagggggggtgggggggttggaatgTGTGGTGACGGGGGATTGTAATAAAAGCTCACAAACAATGGGGTCAAATTAGTTTTCTGGCAGGGGTTGGATGAAGACTCCAGATGTGGTGGGTAAAGGTCCAACTTGGTCCTGGGCGCCTCTCACGATCTGGTGAATACAGTTGGACTGGAGAGAGTGAAATGAGTGTGCTGGACTTGTATGTTAAAATGGTGCCAGGTTCTTTGAGCTCACCAGCtgactgaggagggggggggggggggggggggggggaggggagagagagagaggaggggcagGCTAATCTTCCGGCCTGCCTGCCAGTAGAGTAGGAGGAGAACTCTCATTTCCTCCAGGCACAGCATCCCACCATTTTGGCCAGTGGGCAAGGTGCCACCGGATCCACCCTTAGTCTTAAAACAGAAGAATTCGGCCCCTTTTTCCAGTCTAATTTTGGACTTCAATTTGCGAGATTACGTTCTTGATGTTGATTCATCAGCATTTTGCTGATTGTGTTTAATTTCATCTGATACTTCTGTATGAttgtgtttttaaatttaaaaaaaatggaatTCCGTCTTTGAAATTGATTAAATCTTTTGTTTTGTTTAGAAAAGAAAATCACATAGCACCTTTTAATGTTCTCTCCTTTTGTGCGTCGATCGTGGTCATTACTGACCAGGCCAATGTTGATTGACCACTCCCTTGAGAAGTTGTAATGAGCCACTTTCTTGTTTATTTGAAGGATAGTTTCAGAAAATATTGAATTTTTTttattagaatacccaattatgttcccccccccccccaattaaggggcaatttagcatggtcaatccacctacccttcacattgtaagaaaaaatgctggaaaatctcagcacgtctggcagcatctgcagggagagaaaagagctaaagtaatttgcttttacccttcacgttgttttgggttgtgggggtgagaccgacacagactgggggagaatgtgcaaactccatatggacagtgattcgggactggaatcgaacctgggtcctcggtgccatgaggcagcagtggtaactactgcaccactgtgctaccagaatATCGAATACTACAAATATCCTCTTTTTACTTGTTCTGATgttgacgggggtgggggggagagacatgGTTGGCTAACCCAGCTGGACACCTAGTTTCTGGAGAGATTAATGCCAAAACCACTGGGGTTTGAGCCTCATTCTGGCTGAGGTACACTCCTTACTACCTTACCTGtagtacaaaaaaaaaaatcacagcacTTTGCAATGGCCCAACCAATAACTGCCAAGGACCAGGTTACAAAAGTGCAATTTTACCATAAATTGTACTATGCTATATTTATTGAAGTGTTTTCTTCTAGTCTCCATTTGGCATGCAAGCTGAATATGCTCATCCGTTGGAGACCATTATTCTTGGAGCAGGCTTCTTCATTGGAATCATGACCTTCTGTAACCACGTGATGCTGCTGTGGGCGTGGGTCGCtttccgcctgctggaaaccatTGATGTTCATAGGTAGGCCTGAATATTTTGTAGAGGTGAAGCAATTTAGCTGATTAAAACTCAAGTCAACAAATTACAAGCAAAAGATTGGAATGGCTTTACCCATTTAAGGAACAGTTACTGTTGTTATCAATTAAAATGTGCTGAAAGAAATGGTGAATAGTGAACCTCTTTtgcagcccaccccccacccccattgcaaataataatctttcttggaGCTAAAACTGCACctatttctgttttcctttcattTCCACTAAAGTGGATCATTTCACACATTGCCAAATTCTATTTCATTTGCCACCTTTTTGTCCAATCGCCTTAACCTCTCTTTGCAACCTTTATGTCCTTGTCGCAGCTTACTTTCTCACCAGTTTTGTATCGTTAATAAGCTTGGATATAATATTCTTGGTCCTCTCGTCAAAGTTACTGATGTGGATTGTAAATAGCTAAGGCTATTGATGCTTGTGGCATTACATTGGCTActcctgccatcctgaaaatgtctGTTTATTTTGTGTCCATTAATTGTGCATCGTTCTCAGTCCATTCTAATGTATAATTATGAACCCATGGGAAAAGCTCATGTcttcagacttttaaaaaaaatggctGTAGAATATTAGTGCCACTGGCTTGGCCAACAAATCCCTAGTTTtccttgagcaggtggtggtgtcaTAGGTGCCCGTATAGAGCTATTAGGAGGCTCAGCACTGGCCTGAATTTGTCATGATCTGTCCCTCCTTTGGTTAAACAAGTTAACTTAAACGAATGTGCTAGCTTTTCTttcattattctttttttttaaaaaacggacGTTTGCCCTGGCTCTTGTCCCAAAAGCTGAAAACACAGAGATTTGCCTTTATCGAGGGCCGCAACTTCCAGGGACCCCACTTAGACTAGGATCTGGAGGTTGTGGTGTGCCTGAATGGGCCGCAGAGGAGCCCACACTAATGGTTGCACTGGGACTTGTCATGTGGGACTTGTGCTGATTGCTCAGGAGGTACACAGATTTCTACGTAAGAATTTTTATGGCTGTttcaagcaggcacagagctggggtggttggtgggggtgaggagaagGGTGGTAGCTGTAATGAAAACTTGTACATTACTACATTGCCACCATCAAATAAGAAATTCCAGAGAGTCAAAGAACACTTGCCTGTCATTGAGTTGAACATGTCTTCAAGTGGCATGTCTTCAGCTGGTGATGCTAACTAGGCTGTGACTCTGCTGGCAGTGGGCTGCGCTGCTAGATCTCTGCAGTGACCTTGCTGGGGGACCCATGCTGCACACAGGAAAGCAGGTTCTGTTGCTGCTTACAACCAAGGTAGGGTCGTACCTCTTCATGCAGTTAATGATGAATGCCTTCACTTTGCTGATCTAGGCCATTATTGTAGCTAATTTTTTTCTAGTATTGATACTCTGTCAACCTTAATTAATGTTATTTTAATATTTTGAATTTCTTGCCTCCAGTGGTTATGACCTTCCTATGAATCCCTTGCATCTGATTCCATTTTACGCTGGAGCTCGGTTCCATGACTTCCACCACATGAACTTTATTGGAAACTATGCTTCAACCTTTACCTATTGGGACAAAATCTTTGGAACTGACTCCCAGTTCAACACACACTATGCAGTGTTAAACAACCAAGAAAAATTAGAAGATAAGATGAACTGAAGCCAACCAGTGTGTCACACACCACTGACTAGTCCTCTTTCCAAGTTTCTGATTCGGGCCAGGCGTATTGATTTGTCTGTCCTGGGCTTCTGCTAAGTCTCCACtgagtcatttcctgctgtaAATGGTATTATTTGGACTGTACTGGTGTCAAGTTTAGAttctgtagaatccctacagtgcagtaggaggccattcagcccattgagtttgcaccaaccctctgaaagagcaccccagtctGGTCCACTCACCCGCccccaaccctgtaaccccatctaacctgcacgcctttggagtaatttagcacggccaatccacctgacctacacatctttgcactgtgggaggaaaccggagcacccagaagtaacagagacactgggagaatgtacaaactccacaaagacggtcacccaaggccagaatcaaaccctggtCTCTGATGCTATAACTCCACAAACGTTTGAGATCTGGAGGTAGGAATTCCAACCGCTGGGGTCCTGACATCTCTTCCTATTTGACTATTGTCCTATAAATTCATCAAACCAAATAAAACGTTTACAGTACAAAATTAAATGGGGAATAATGTCATTGCCAATGCTGACCAATCAGACTACTAAAATTTGCATTGCCTTTTTTATGTCTTAAGACAGTGTGCATTGTGTTCCAGCTCAATAATAATGCACCTTGATGATGCTTAAAGCTGTATTTAAACTAAATAAATCATCTTtgctattatcacaagtaggttgggtcccatgtttgaatcccggcttgggtcactgtctgtgcggagtctgcacgttctccccgtgtctgcgtgggtttcctccgggtgctccggtttcctcccacaagtcccattggacgttctgaattctccccctgtgtatccgaacaggtaccggagtgtggcgacttggggactttcacagtaacctcattgctgtgttaatgtcagCAGTTGCATAGTTTTGAGCCACTTTGATTAATAATCATTTATAAGTATTGGGTGTGAACTTACAGGACAGCTTTCACAGACATCCTGAAGGCTCAGCCATGAGAGAGAACCTTCCTTAAACTGGATTACTTTGCAGAAGTTTTTTGTCCACATTCTTGATCATTTCAATTTATCATTCCGATTctttataaatatatattttagccATTATGATTTACTTGTCAGTattttaatgttaataaatctttATTACACTTAAACTGAGATCACTGGACTTGATGGAATTGATATGTTTTCATTTTCTTGTTTGTACCAACTGGTTTGGGGTAAAACATGAATTCTTAAAGAAGTAAACTATGATATTTGTTCAGTTTTTATTATCAACAAGTACTTTGACTTTTtcattttacactttaccttTGGTGGTGATTTGCTCAAAAGCTCTGCTGTCGACTGCAAATTGGAATATCATTTGAACACCAGTGCATCTCAACTGTATTTGATTTTCACCGCCTTTGAAAAAgtattttctctttgcagcagtGGTAATTTATAAAACTTGGAACTCAAGTCAATGAGTTGATTTAATTTGTGTATGCGATGCATGCATTTTCGGTCATGTATGCTCTTATCATACAGTGACATATGAAACGAAACTCAATGGATCAACAGCAAAACATAGGAAATTTAATTCTGCCTTATAAATGATGAAGCTGATCCTATTTGTGCAATAATGATGTGTTTACCATCGCTCATTGTTTTATCTGTTTACATACCCACTCTGTTATGTACTGTTTTCCTCTGACTTTTCTATGATGACCAGTATGGAGAATGGTCCAATATATTCCGTACTGATGATTTGAATGTACATGCTGTTATATCAGGCTGCTCTGCATCAACTTGTTTATCTATATATTATTTCTCAGTACCATGTGTTGTCAAGCAAGTATTTTTTTGTAATCGTGATCACTGTGATTATTGTAGGTTTAGTTTAAAACAGCCCAATCCTAATATGAGAACTTTTTCATCCCAATCAGCCAAGGTTAGAATCGCCCTTAAATGCCAACCCAGTCACACACATGGTCACACATTGCTGCTGTATTTTTGCAGGTCTTTCTGTGGTTACTGGTTATATAAAAGTGCATTGTACCTCAACTGCTGGGTAATTATGGGCCTACTTCCAAAACCTACAGTTTCTGTGGGTTTACTTGTAGTCTGGTTACTTGTAATCAAGTGGTATTTTTTTGACCAACCTCCTTTGCCTGAAATATTGTTTTccttcacccccaacaccaccacccactCACTGCTCTCCTGCACCTCCTTCATTCCCTGTTGAAATTTTGTTTTGGTTGGTTCCATTTGCACATTGAAATTCTAGCCCCATCTTTACTCCCCATTCTGGCCTAATCTCTGCTCCACTATCACTTTCTTTTCCCCATTCTATTCCTCTCTTTTACTCTCTTTCTCAACGGAATTGTATAATCCCCATCCGATAATCCACCTGAAATTGAATACTGTACTTGGGAACATAAGAACAggcaccattcagcccttcaagccttctccaccatccAGATCTGGTTAGATCATGTCTAATCTGTAACTTAACTTCATTTTATCCAGCTTAGTTCCATATCTTAGATACTCTtgcctatcaaaaatctatcacaATCCAGAAGGCTCCAATTGTTCCAGCATCCACCAATTATTGaggaagtgaattccagatttctaCAACTTTTTGCCTGAAACAGTTCTTATTTCCTTTGTGTATGTCGGCTTTAATTTTAACATAATATCCCtttgggaattttttttttttacatctatACTATTGAATCCAATTCACATTTGAAACATCTCCGTCATATCACATCTTAATTTTGTAAACTTGGCTTGTGTTCCCTTGAGTCTATGTAACCTGTTCTCGCCGTTTTGGCGAATCTGCACCACACCTGcctcaaggccaatatatccctCAAACTGAACACCGTACTCTCAAAGGGATCCGGCCAAGGTTCTGCACATTTCATCTTGCTCATCTTGTGCAATGCCACATTGACTGCTGCACTGTAAACGTTTCAACTGTGTGTAATAATGCAATATtgtgatgtgtgtgtatataaaatGACTGATATAAAGTAAGAGCCTTGGATTGAAGGAGTAAGCTTTTAATTCTGAAAATATTGTCAGCAATGATTGTGATCTTATTTGTGCCTTTTTTACCTCTGATTATtttgctgtattttttttttaagtactgtATTGATGACTTGTACCTAAATTTGATATTGTCCTCCTTTTCTTTTTGGAAGTAACTACAAACTTTCTTGCAGTAAATTCTGTTGACCATCAAAAACTATCGAGAGAATAAGAATAAAATGGATGCCTTAAGAAATTGAAATCTGAGTTTTGTTTTTCCTCTTTCCACTACCGCCCACTACATTTTACcatgctatttttttttttcaaaagtaagATACGGGGCCAGAATTTGCAGTAGGATCATGTCTAATGACATTTGCTATTAATTAGACTTTCCCCTGAATCCTTCAACTCCAAACACGTTTGTCCACTAAGTTGCTGAAAGTGTGAACCGTTCACAACGCAGTGAGGGACACTGGAACCTGAATGCTTAGGGCACCAACAGACCACTTTAAGATTTTAGGATTGGGAAATAAGCACAGGACTGTATGAAGAAGGCAGTGAATTCAATGTCAGACCAGGCCCAGAACGATTCAACTAAAGGGGAGCAAAAAGGAAAAATAAGAAATTATAAATACAAAATCTCACCGAAAAAATCATAGCTGAAGGGGTAATTCACATTGCCAGGGAGTTTGATTTACACTCATTGCTGCTTTATAACTAGATTAAAAGGATATTTAAGAAGGTAATGACTAGGCTTAGCTTTCTGTGGCAAGGTCAACAAAACAAAATGGCTGACAGTGAGCTACTGTTTTTGTAAGAGAACAGTAGTACCACTCTCTCATCAATTTTGGatattcacttttttttaaatttagtgtacccaattcatttttttccaattaaggggcaagttagcatggccaatttacctaccctgcacatctttgggttgtgggggcgaaacccacgcaaacacggggagaatgtgcaaactccacatggacagtgacccagagccaggatcgaacctgggacctcggtgccgtgaggccgcagtgctaactcactgcgccaccatgctgccgtctgGATATTCACTTTTAACTGCGTATCAGTCCCTCCTCTAAAGTAGCTGCATTATTTGTGCATAAGTAACATGACAACAATTATCCTTGTCATTATTTTGACAGGAAATTCTGACCAACCATACTTGGATACTGTAAACTTGTATTTTTGGTATGTGGTCTGTTTTTGTTAGCATTGTTATAATAATGCTTCAATTTGTCTGAACAGTCTATTTTGACTGCACTTTTATCATGTAACATGATATTGCAAGGTTAACTGAAAGGATTCTGTTTGAGAAGATAACTGCTAGATCTATAGTTGAAAAGGCATATTTAAATCCACCATTTTATATAATGCATGAAGTATCTGACTATTTGTAAATATGTTTATTAAAAACTTGATATGAATTATATTATTACTTGTGATACTGCAGATTCCAGTAACTTCACAAATATGTTTATCTTGATTTCTATCGTCAGCCAGAATTTCCTTGTTGGCCACATCCTAGTGGGTATCTCAAGGAGCAATAGTTACCTAATTGGCAACTGAGCTCAtaatgtagccatgatgtggagatgccggcattggactggggtgggcacagtaagatgtcttacaacaccaggttaaagtccacggGTTTGTTTCGAAACACTAGCTTCCTGAGCACAGCtctttcctcgggtgaatgtgaaatcaggggaaagagagaatgtgaaatggggggagagaatgtgaaatagtgagggggggggagagagaatgtgaaATACGGTGAGGGAATGTGGGGAGAGAGAATGTGAAACAGGGTGGGAGAGAAAATGAAACggtgagggaatgggggggggggggagctaatgTGAAACAGGGTAAGGgaatgtgggggggagagagaatgtgaa includes these proteins:
- the LOC119963266 gene encoding methylsterol monooxygenase 1-like isoform X2 — its product is MNISGDGILSSAYLVVGYVDSRLPVNPLQAPFRSAWNYMLSNYTKFQIATWGSLLVHELVYFLFCLPGFIFQFIPCMQKYKIQQDKPETWEKQWKCFKVLLFNHFCIQLPMICGTYYFTEYFNIPYTWNSMPRWYMLLSQCFGCAVIEDTWHYFLHRLLHHRRIYKYIHKVHHDFTSPFGMQAEYAHPLETIILGAGFFIGIMTFCNHVMLLWAWVAFRLLETIDVHSGYDLPMNPLHLIPFYAGARFHDFHHMNFIGNYASTFTYWDKIFGTDSQFNTHYAVLNNQEKLEDKMN
- the LOC119963266 gene encoding methylsterol monooxygenase 1-like isoform X1, whose translation is MNISGDGILSSAYLVVGYVDSRLPVNPLQAPFRSAWNYMLSNYTKFQIATWGSLLVHELVYFLFCLPGFIFQFIPCMQKYKIQQVKEPPDKPETWEKQWKCFKVLLFNHFCIQLPMICGTYYFTEYFNIPYTWNSMPRWYMLLSQCFGCAVIEDTWHYFLHRLLHHRRIYKYIHKVHHDFTSPFGMQAEYAHPLETIILGAGFFIGIMTFCNHVMLLWAWVAFRLLETIDVHSGYDLPMNPLHLIPFYAGARFHDFHHMNFIGNYASTFTYWDKIFGTDSQFNTHYAVLNNQEKLEDKMN